TTCAGAGATGGACTCTGCTGCTGAGCGCCCCTCTGAGATATCCATAGCAGCTTCTGCATCGAGGTCATCAATGTGACTAAAGATCCAATCCACCGCACGCTCCAGGCTGTTGTTCTGGAAGGCAAAGGCAAAGTCATGCAAATGCCTATTCCTGAGAAAACTTTCACTTCGATGTCGCCTGTGCCCCTCACCGTTGCTCTAAGTGCTTTCATAGCCTGGTCCCGGGAGAAGCCCATGGAAACAATGGTGGCCACACTGTCTTCTGATGGAGGGTCTGGACAGGCGATAGTCGACCCTGGTCCACTGGATCCAGGGAGAACTAGCGGGTTAGCaaaatctgcagcagaaaacaaaacacagccccCAAAGGGATACAGTCTGAGGTTCAAATGACTAGTTTTTCCACTGTTGCAGTGGCACATGAAGTGAGACAATGACCCAGATGCAGTAAGTTTCTCCATGGCCGTGTGCTCTCATTCATACCTGGATCATCCATGTGTGACATGACCCAGTTCATGGCAGCTTCAACCCCACTGTTCCCTGTGTAATACACAGCTTTGCGGCAAGCATCCATGGGAAAGCCCATCTCCACTAGCTGGATAATCACTGACTCATCCAACATGGGGGCTGTGAGAAGACAGAGATTAGAGCCACCCACTCCCACCCAAGCTGTGCCTGCACCGTTTTGTGCAGTCCCATACAGCTTCCCAAGCCATTGCCTCACTCTGCTCTCCTCATCACCAAAATCTTTTTTAGCATACGTGGTTTCACACACATGCACTCCGGGGAACACAGGGATTCATTCACCTCATTAACTCAGCAGCGCTGGCCATTTCCTAGCCTTCAAACCCTGCCCTGTGCTATGGTTTGTCTAAATACTTCTGCCAGGTAAATCTTGTGTAAATCTCAGCTGTACCCATTCTAAATGCACAAGACGTGCTGCATTCTCATCTCCCACAGCGCGGGAATTAACAAACTCCCTTGTGTAACACCCTCACATGCAAGGGCGGCAGATGATATTCACAGACAGAGGGACAGGAAAAGTCTGAAACCACTAGGAAAGGAGACAAGACAAGGAGAGCAAGGAAAGGAATCAGGCAtcaggaagagaggaggagaatcACTAACATGTTGGAGAGGAGAAGTGAGGGGAGCAGAAGGAGTCGTCGTCCTCGTTGCCATAGAACCCCAGGCTACCTTTGGGCTCATCTGGTGTCACCAGTGGGGGTGCAATGTCTGGCATTTCTTcttccccatcctgcagccccGTTCCCTGCAGTGCAGAGATATCCAGCTCCTCCGGCATTTCAATGGACACATCTACAAGACAGAGTGTTTGCTCAGTCTGACACATGGgcagaaacaaaaagacacCATTGGGAGTTCTAGAAGGGTAAGCCACTGGGGATACAACATGCTGGTTTGCAGCTCCTCTTGGGGTAGTTACTTTCCTCCATGGAGCAAGGATCCCAATACCCATTTATGACGCCTTGTACCAATATGCTCTGTATTTCTTACCAAGCTTTTTGGGCACCCAATCCAGACCAAAAGTAAATTTCTTGATCTGAATCACCAGATAATCTGGGAAAGAGGCGAACCGTGTTGTTCTGAAAGACATCAACATAACAGCCAGTTTATACTTTGTCAGCAGTGACTGAGGGCATCTACTCGATTCAAGAAATCATGAGTAAGGTAGGAGTATGTCCTAAGGCAGGAAGATACACAAAGCTCTCCCAGGCTGAGCTTACAGCTTCTTAAACACCAAACAATTTCTAAAGCAGGTGCTCTGACAAGATTAGATGGAATAAAGCATTTACAAAATCTTGGGGGATAAGGAAAAATAGTACATTCTTTATCTCCCAATCATGCATTTTACAAGCTGACTCAGATTTTAGgatttaatttaattcttaAGGAATGCAAGAAATCTTTTATTAGACCAACAGataaagctgcagaaagtgaCAAGCTTTCAAGTGCAAAAGCACTTCTTCATCTGTGAAGTGGAAGAGGTAAATCTTAAGCTGACAGTGAGTGAATTTGATTGAGTGTTATTTAGTCAGACAACTTGAGGCAAAGTGTGTTTGGCATCTCTGAAACAGAGGGGAACCTCTGTGAAGGGAGAAGCAACATTAAGAGAGACAGATACTCATTATCAGAATAATCATAACATGCAGCAAGTTAATTTAAGCAACGGTATATATTCAATGCTAATTCTAACACAGCTTTTCAACACAACTCactatttaaaagcaaagcattatttttcacagcagttgttttactgttcatttttaGTAGCTACTGCTTAataatgtaggaaaaaaacGTCCCATTCTATGGCTTTACTGGGTTCTTTGGGGACTGCTCTTCCATTGCAAGGCAGTCAGTAGCATCACAGAAGGAAGCTGCTTAAGTTTGTGTTCTTCTCACTACACCTTTGCACCATTGTGAcatgtgctgctggcagtgagaTAAATTACAGCCGTTCTTTAAAGCTCTGCTCTTAGCATTTAAGTTGCCATAATTTAACTCAGTTGTTTGTTATGCTCAGCATTTTACTCAAACCTTACCAGCTAAAAAAGGTCCCTTAAAGACAGCCTGGAGACCAGGCAGGACTGGTGTTGCTATACTCGTCACTACTAATTTTAAAGCTAAACTGCATTTAGAATAAAAACTGCCAGTTTTCTGGGATGTCACTGTATTTTCCTAGCCTCTCAACAGTTGAAGTCTAATGGCAAGGACTTCACACTAGCACTGTTGTTCTGCCCACTGTAATCCTTCAAGGGATTACACTCCAGTACTGATGGACTGGTTCCCTTCTGCTTTCATGTTGTATGGACAAGGGATCTGGAGGGCTGAAGAGCTTTGGCAATGCTCCTTCTCCAGGCGATAAAAACAAGTCTCCCTGCGAATCAGCTGCAGCCCGCTCACCATGGCCTGGCAAGTTAGTAAACCCCACACACTCACTTGAGAGCCACAGACTTGGCCTGCAAGGCTGTGCTCCAGAAATCATCCACCTGCTCTGGAGCTCCATAGGCCTCTAGGCAGGAGCTGAAAGGCACCTTGGCTCGCACCAGCTCAGGCAGTggctgcttctcttcctctgcCTGCCGTTTCTTCTCCTCATATTCCAGTAGTTCATCTGGAGAATAAAATACAGGAGTCAACGACCACCCCTACGTACAAATAAAACACTTGTGTAACCTACATCCAGAGGCTGAATGAGCCTACAGATACATGGATATGCATTCTCAAGGATGGAGCAGAAAGCTGGCAACTGTAAGCACGgttctgcttctgcagttcttttttcctgttaaatcACAGCCCAGCTTGAAGTGTAGGAGGGAGAGGCTCTAGAGGGACATCACTGTCACACCACTGAAGAAATGAGCCCAATCCTACAAGAGCGGGTGAAGGATCTGGATCTGGCTTCAGAAGTGGCAGAGCAGTGGCTTGAGGAAGACTCTTTCCCATTCTGTAAATTCTGTAAGAAAAGCATGATACCTGACATAATGTATGCTGCTATCCTAGCTGTGACATATTACTGACCTTTGTTGAGTGCAGCATCCATGGGTACTGGCAGCTGCATGATATAGTCCACACGCTGGGTGTATTTCACCTTTTCTGTGGCCAGACACTTCAGCTTCTCCTCCACCAGAAAACGGAAGACCTCATTAGGGTTCTCCGAGCTGCGGCAGTTCCTCTGAAAGAAGGAGAGATGACAAGGACGGATATGGCATCAGAATGGCAGAAATAAGTATCTACGGCAGCAGCAGTCCCACACAGGACACGGTGGAAGAGTATTAATTTCTACACCTAGTccacaggaaaagcaaagaggaacCTACAGTCATCTTCTGTGATCCTAGGAACGCATGCCATTCTGGCTCCTAAAACTGACAGTTTTACATCTCCATCTGCCCCCTTGCTAGGAGGAATCTCTTGGGAATCAGCCCTGAAAACATGGCaaacatctctttctctgttcccaCAGGTGCTAGCTGCCCCTTTTCCTTTTACTCCCTCCCTCTTTCTGCTCCATTTGCCAGCTTCTTGCATTTACATCTCATGCCCAgttacagcaagaaaaaaaagcaaggcttTTCTGAAATCAGAGAAACAAACTCAGCCATTACCTCCACCATGTTGATGAAGTGCAAAAAGAATTCCTGGGCATCCTGCTGCCGGTTAGTGGAAAATTCTGGGTGTCCCTTTCCAATGAGGGACTTAAACATGCGTGGAGCAATGCCATTTTGTACACCCTGCAAATAACAAGGTGGAAGAAGAAGGTGGTCATAATGTACCAAACGTGTCCTGGTATGCAACACTCAACTCTTAGCCACGCTCTTTGTGTGACAAGGCCATTGTGCAAACCCCAGGACATGTCTTCAAACACagttctccctcctccttccccattTAACATACACCATGTTGGAACTAAACCCAGAGCTCACCTTCTGATCAGGTTGCTGCTCCccttctgcagaagctggctTTGAATACTCCCCAGATAGCAGACCATGACCCAGTTTGGCTCTGGAATGACAAAGTCTGTCAGCGTCAAACTCCACACACACTGGGATCCACAGCAACCCATCCTGCTTTAATGCTGACATGACTGGAGTTCTCACAGAGATTGGCTTTCTTATCTGCATCAGCTAAGATCACCTCATCTTGGTCTGATCCCTCTGGTCCCATAAGACATCATCCACAGGAAAGTTACTTAGACTTCTGGTCAACATTTtcaactgctgctgctcagcagccacGCTATACTGCAGCCTGATGTGGGTAAAGTAGCAGTGTATCTAACTGACAGCACAGGAGACAACGGGGCACAGTGAGATTGCCTGAGCCAGAAATAGCAATGCTATGAGCAGACTTATCACATTTTCCCAAGGGGAAGGTTAAGAATAACTCTATGAAGCACTTAATGGACAATAGCAATGCTCAAGTGACTTCTTCCCACGCATGTTCTATCACTTCATCCCAATTCTTTTCCATCACTGTTACCATTTGTCTGGAACCAAACACTACCAATTCATCCTTTTGGCCAGGCTGTCTCAGTCCCCTCTTAACTGAACACCTAACCCCAGACTATCCAAATTTAGAATCTTTGCTTACCTCCATAAatgctgccttcctttccttcattcCAAGCCTCCATGTACTACTATGCTGTTTTAGTGCAGATGCAACAGCAAAGCaacatatttaaatgaaatgccCTCTGCAAACGTGCACTCCTTCTTCCATACCTCTTGCAGGAAGTTTCTTTAAGCACATATAAATTATCCCTGagagtgatattttttttccctaaatctACGTATCTCTTTTCTCTTAGCCATCTTCCtccactgcagaaagcaaacctTTCTGCAAGGAAGCTGTTATGCAAACAGAATATGCCTACCAAAAATCCCTGTGTGGTAACACATGGTACTGCATCTCCTACATCATAGGTTTAAGAGTCCCTGGCAGCACTGAGATAAACCCTGCTTTCTCCATCTAGGACATTCAACAGATCTTTCTCGGCTTAGATCCCTACTGATCACAGAAGACCAGAGTGTCTGCTGATGGACATGGAAACAGAGAGGCAAGGCTTGAGGGAGAAACCTGTAGCAATGCAGATGGGATACGCCCAGGCAGCCTCAGCCTTCCTTCTCTCACCAAAAGTCTACGTACACTTGTGTGCTGAAGTCCTGTGTGGGATCCGAAGGTGCGCTTTGGAATATCTTCTCCAGCTTGTCCACATACCTGTAGAACAAACCAGAGCAACCTAAGGGACATACGGATTCATCAAGCAAAGACAGTTCTGAGCCCGGTTCCTGCAACAGAAACTCCCAGCTCTAAGAGACACCAGGGGATCCCAGGCCAATGGAAAAGAGTGATTAAGCCCACTTACTTTCTCTGGAAGTCTGGGATACTGAACAGCACCTGCATCACAGAGTTGAGGTAGCAACTGTTGCCCAGGTTGCGGATACCAGTGTACCCGGGCCCATAAAGGGGCTTGAGCTGCACACCAGACTCCTGGATGAGCTCCCATTCCCCAATACGTTGATTCATATCTATTTCCAGTTCTGTCATTGTCTTGTCTGTCTGTGGACGGAAAGAACAGGAGAAAACCTTTAAAGAAGACTCAAGAGAACAACTGAGGTGTAAAAAGGGCAGTGCAGAAAAGAAACGGTGTAAAATTAATTGTTTGATTAAGTtagaagaggaggaagatatgagaattcttttcaaatatttgaatATCTGGGACAGAAGGAGGAATGCTATGAAACAAGAGAAATCCAAGGCATTTTCTTAAAATGGACATGAAAATCACAAATGAACAATAAATCTAGGGAGTGCAGCTAGGAGCGTGGGCACCTTCCTGCCAAGAGTACTGACGCAGAGCCATGGTGAAATGAAACTACAGgacaagaaaggcaaaaaaagcaaTGGGAGAGGCAGACAAGGCAACTCTCTATTtgataaataaaacactgcttctTCATCAGGAATGGTTCTGCACAGCCACAGAAAGTTGGGATCCAGCTaagaaaactttgtttttctctccccctCTGGGCCTACACAGGAACAACCGCTCACCTTCTGCATCTTGAGCATGTCAATCCCAAAGTGAGCGAGGTGTTCTGCCAGGTTGGGATCCAACACCATGTCATCCTCATCATACGAGTAGACATCTATGcagaaacacagaggaaaataatcacGGCCTGTGATCTAAAATTCACTCTGGATGAAGACAACTGAGTGCTCAGAACTGGGAGTTTCAACAAACTGAGCACTtggacttttctttcttcaggagAGTAGCACAACACACAGAATACTGAGATTCCTCCAAAATACATGACAAGATGACAAGATCAACAACTTGCTCACTGATTGAGGTATAGGTATATGTATACCTGGCATGAGGAAAGGGTTACTGTGCTATACCCTTGGATTTTAGACAGAAGGAGTCCCTGATAGATGTCCCACTActtaaaataagagagaaagcTGGATAACTGTTCTAAAAGCTTTCAGATTAAAGATGAGAGATTTTATCAGCTGGTTCTTTGTCTGCCACAAGAAGCAGGTCAGAGTGAGAAGTGGGAAAATTCATGATAGATTTACACTGCATGTTCCAGGTCATAACATGGGCAACATCAGCCTTGAAATCCTCCCTCTTTCACCGTGTCAGAGACCTAAGTCATCCTGAGCAGTGCCTGGCACCTATAACCCTTGCTGGATCTCTCTTTCTCACCCGCCCCATCAGGAGTAATTGTTCCCAGTTTCACAGCCAGTGGATAGCCAGTTTCCCGGTAGTGCTCGACTGCATGATTGTTGCCACCACTGCCATCAAAATAGCGCCGGCCACAGAGGATGGCTCCATCGGTCATGTTCAGCCACAGGTTCTCCCTCATGTCACACTTGCTGCACTTCCAGCCACTGTCGacaaggaacagaagaaaagtgcTGTTAGGGTAAAAACCTTTGGGTTCTACCTCCTGAGCCCTCTCCATTATTACCCACTGACCACATTATGAGCAAAAGTTTCTTTGACCTCATTTATCTTTTAATTCAGAATGCTGAGCATCCTGAAATACCCTAGTTTGCCTCTTGTCTTTACACAaggcacacacagacacacaaggCAGGAcctcagaaaggaaaatctcaTCTTCTGGGACAGGAAGATGATCAGTGTGTCTCTGGGACACAGAGTGATACAGCAAATTTCAGTactgtgctcaccatggtgggATGCGGACATCATTCTGAAGTTGGTGCAGGGAAAAAGCATGTTTAGAAACACGTCGAACCTCCCCATCCCAAGTCTGCACCTCCTGCTTCCGGGAAGCTGAGTCTGCTGTCAGGATGGCTTCAACTGCACTGGCAATCTAGttagaagagcaggaaaaacaatGCAGAGTGCTAGAGAAGAAACTTCCAGTGCCACAGCACTGTACCTTTAGGTTCAGAACTGCAAGCCATTCACGGAAAGACAGTATTTGGGAGCCTCAGTCATAAACCAGGCTCCATAAAATAACAGCACTGTTTAAGTAATCTATATGACTGCAGGATAATCCTGCTTACTTCAAGCTGAGACttcacagcagttctgcagaatcacagagcagcagctccctcacAGCAATGCTTCACTGCCTCCCTGCTAGTAGAAAATATTGCCCTCTACCCAAACGTACCCTGTCTCTGACCATGTCAGGTAGTCCCTCCAGCCCATCACGGGGAATATCCAAATGTTCGGgtaaaataactatttttacATCTTCATCATATTCAAACTTTTCCTCTGTGATGTCAAATCCACCTTCTACacctacagaaagaaaaaaacattgtgGCAAGAGGTAAAAACTAAACAGTTTCCGAGACTCCTTTGCCTGTAGCTTACATGAAACAAAGCATCATGACTAAGGTAAAATTCTAGACCAGTGTTCCACAATCTTTCTTCATGTCCACATCCCAACATTCCTGCTGCAGGTATGGACctcacagaaggaaacagaagccAAGTGACAATAGGCTTGCTTTTGTCAGCTACTTTTACAAATGCTTATAAGGAAATTCCAGACCCAGCCTACAACTGGAAAAAGCCATGTACTACAAACCGAGTACGACAGGGCTGTGATAAAGCACTGCTGCTTATCCATCACAGTGCACCTAAGATCACAAATGGAGATGTGTAGGAAGAGCTAACGTTCCGACCCAGCATGAAGGACTAGCCTATCTGCATCCTCAGGGAGCCTggctctgcttcctgcctcttccagaaaagaaaaatcaatgtcCCAAACTCAAATACAGAGAACTAGGAGATCTTTTGGGAGCAGAACACCCAGAATTACAGACAAAAAGCTTTAGGAAAGGCACAGTACTGGTATTTTCTCTTGCCCATCTAGCCATGCTTTCAACAGAAACGGAGATTCAATACACAATAGATTACTTGCAGGTTGTTAAGAGTCATAGAATAGTCATAGAATAGTCATAGAATAGTCATAGAATAGTCATAGAATAGTCATAGAATAGTCATAGAATAGTCATAGAATAGTCATAGAATAGTCATAGAAtagtctgggttgaaaaggacctcaaagattacctggtttcaaccccctaCCATGGGCAGGATCACTGCAAAGTTACATGTGCAACGGAGGGAGCAGCCT
The sequence above is a segment of the Excalfactoria chinensis isolate bCotChi1 chromosome 1, bCotChi1.hap2, whole genome shotgun sequence genome. Coding sequences within it:
- the USP5 gene encoding ubiquitin carboxyl-terminal hydrolase 5 isoform X1, with translation MAELSEALLSVLPSIRVPKAGDRVHKDECAFSFDTPESDGGLYICMNTFLGFGKQYVEKHYQKTGQRVYLHLKRIRKPKEEDANSSAGDPPRKKPTRLAIGVEGGFDITEEKFEYDEDVKIVILPEHLDIPRDGLEGLPDMVRDRIASAVEAILTADSASRKQEVQTWDGEVRRVSKHAFSLHQLQNDVRIPPCGWKCSKCDMRENLWLNMTDGAILCGRRYFDGSGGNNHAVEHYRETGYPLAVKLGTITPDGADVYSYDEDDMVLDPNLAEHLAHFGIDMLKMQKTDKTMTELEIDMNQRIGEWELIQESGVQLKPLYGPGYTGIRNLGNSCYLNSVMQVLFSIPDFQRKYVDKLEKIFQSAPSDPTQDFSTQVAKLGHGLLSGEYSKPASAEGEQQPDQKGVQNGIAPRMFKSLIGKGHPEFSTNRQQDAQEFFLHFINMVERNCRSSENPNEVFRFLVEEKLKCLATEKVKYTQRVDYIMQLPVPMDAALNKDELLEYEEKKRQAEEEKQPLPELVRAKVPFSSCLEAYGAPEQVDDFWSTALQAKSVALKTTRFASFPDYLVIQIKKFTFGLDWVPKKLDVSIEMPEELDISALQGTGLQDGEEEMPDIAPPLVTPDEPKGSLGFYGNEDDDSFCSPHFSSPTSPMLDESVIIQLVEMGFPMDACRKAVYYTGNSGVEAAMNWVMSHMDDPDFANPLVLPGSSGPGSTIACPDPPSEDSVATIVSMGFSRDQAMKALRATNNSLERAVDWIFSHIDDLDAEAAMDISEGRSAAESISESVPVGPKVRNGPGKYQLFAFISHMGTSTMCGHYVCHIKKDGRWVIYNDQKVCASEKPPKDLGYIYFYQRIPS
- the USP5 gene encoding ubiquitin carboxyl-terminal hydrolase 5 isoform X2; translated protein: MAELSEALLSVLPSIRVPKAGDRVHKDECAFSFDTPESDGGLYICMNTFLGFGKQYVEKHYQKTGQRVYLHLKRIRKPKEEDANSSAGDPPRKKPTRLAIGVEGGFDITEEKFEYDEDVKIVILPEHLDIPRDGLEGLPDMVRDRIASAVEAILTADSASRKQEVQTWDGEVRRVSKHAFSLHQLQNDVRIPPCGWKCSKCDMRENLWLNMTDGAILCGRRYFDGSGGNNHAVEHYRETGYPLAVKLGTITPDGADVYSYDEDDMVLDPNLAEHLAHFGIDMLKMQKTDKTMTELEIDMNQRIGEWELIQESGVQLKPLYGPGYTGIRNLGNSCYLNSVMQVLFSIPDFQRKYVDKLEKIFQSAPSDPTQDFSTQVAKLGHGLLSGEYSKPASAEGEQQPDQKGVQNGIAPRMFKSLIGKGHPEFSTNRQQDAQEFFLHFINMVERNCRSSENPNEVFRFLVEEKLKCLATEKVKYTQRVDYIMQLPVPMDAALNKDELLEYEEKKRQAEEEKQPLPELVRAKVPFSSCLEAYGAPEQVDDFWSTALQAKSVALKTTRFASFPDYLVIQIKKFTFGLDWVPKKLDVSIEMPEELDISALQGTGLQDGEEEMPDIAPPLVTPDEPKAPMLDESVIIQLVEMGFPMDACRKAVYYTGNSGVEAAMNWVMSHMDDPDFANPLVLPGSSGPGSTIACPDPPSEDSVATIVSMGFSRDQAMKALRATNNSLERAVDWIFSHIDDLDAEAAMDISEGRSAAESISESVPVGPKVRNGPGKYQLFAFISHMGTSTMCGHYVCHIKKDGRWVIYNDQKVCASEKPPKDLGYIYFYQRIPS